A window of Tautonia plasticadhaerens contains these coding sequences:
- the trpE gene encoding anthranilate synthase component I has product MTPPRPAGPILHPGPDRLLEHLGAAPALPVYRELTADGLTPVSAFCRVARPGPSFLFESVVGGEKVGRYSFLGTEPFLRFEARGNRVTVTPDDAVAPAREYDAPDPFEELRTLVRRYGSAPLPGLPRFSGGAVGFASYDSVRYTERLPDAPPDDRGLPDLAFAFYDRMVLFDNIRKTVIVVAQARPSGPGEAEAREAYERAGASLDELVARLSGPGPELPPVDIDTGGIPTLRPSSNMSREQFEDVVRRCREYIKAGDVFQVVPSQRFRVETTAEPFDIYRALRVVNPSPFLFYLPFEDYCLIGSSPEILVRVEDGEVTIRPLAGTRKRGKDEDEDRALAEELLADPKERAEHVMLIDLGRNDVGRVSERSSVRLTEVMKVERYSHVMHISSNVSGTLEAGKDCFDALRAGLPAGTVSGAPKVRAMEIIDEVEPTRRGPYGGAVGYIDSTGNMDTCIALRTLVVRGGTADIQAGAGIVFDSDPATEYEETVSKARGMLKAIELAQDRLSPARRHQGPGPAAGGDPADDGGRGVS; this is encoded by the coding sequence ATGACGCCCCCCCGACCCGCCGGGCCGATCCTCCACCCCGGCCCCGACCGGCTGCTGGAACACCTGGGAGCCGCCCCCGCCCTGCCGGTCTACCGGGAACTGACGGCCGACGGGCTGACCCCCGTCTCCGCCTTCTGCCGGGTCGCCCGCCCCGGCCCGTCGTTCCTATTCGAGAGCGTCGTCGGCGGGGAGAAGGTCGGCCGGTACAGTTTCCTCGGGACTGAGCCGTTCCTCCGCTTCGAGGCCCGGGGCAATCGCGTCACGGTCACCCCGGACGACGCCGTCGCACCGGCCCGGGAGTACGACGCGCCCGACCCGTTCGAGGAGCTGAGGACGCTGGTCCGCCGGTACGGCTCGGCCCCCCTGCCCGGCCTGCCCCGCTTCAGCGGCGGGGCCGTCGGCTTCGCCTCGTATGACTCCGTCCGTTACACCGAACGCCTCCCCGACGCCCCACCCGACGATCGCGGCCTGCCGGATCTGGCCTTCGCCTTCTATGACCGGATGGTCCTCTTCGACAACATCCGCAAGACGGTGATCGTCGTGGCCCAGGCGCGCCCCTCCGGCCCGGGGGAGGCCGAGGCCCGCGAGGCCTACGAGCGTGCCGGGGCGAGCCTGGACGAGCTGGTCGCCCGCCTCTCGGGCCCCGGGCCCGAGCTGCCCCCGGTCGACATCGACACGGGGGGCATCCCGACGCTCCGGCCCTCCTCGAACATGTCCCGGGAGCAATTCGAGGACGTCGTCCGGAGGTGCCGGGAGTACATCAAGGCGGGGGACGTCTTCCAGGTGGTCCCCAGCCAGCGATTCCGGGTCGAGACGACCGCCGAGCCGTTCGACATCTACCGGGCGCTCCGGGTCGTCAACCCGAGCCCGTTCCTGTTCTACCTGCCGTTCGAGGACTACTGCCTGATCGGCTCCTCCCCCGAGATCCTGGTGCGGGTCGAGGACGGTGAGGTGACGATCCGCCCCCTGGCCGGCACCCGGAAGCGCGGCAAGGACGAGGACGAAGACCGGGCGCTGGCCGAGGAGCTGCTGGCCGACCCCAAGGAGCGGGCCGAGCACGTCATGCTCATCGACCTGGGCCGCAACGACGTGGGGCGCGTCTCCGAGCGGTCGAGCGTCCGGCTGACCGAGGTGATGAAGGTCGAGCGCTACAGCCACGTCATGCACATCTCCTCCAACGTCTCCGGCACGCTGGAGGCCGGGAAGGACTGCTTCGACGCCCTGAGGGCCGGGCTGCCGGCCGGGACCGTCAGCGGGGCGCCGAAGGTCCGGGCGATGGAGATCATCGACGAGGTGGAGCCGACCCGCCGGGGGCCCTACGGCGGCGCCGTCGGCTACATCGACTCGACGGGCAACATGGACACCTGCATCGCGCTCCGGACCCTGGTCGTCCGGGGGGGTACGGCCGACATCCAGGCCGGGGCCGGGATCGTCTTCGACAGCGACCCGGCGACCGAGTACGAGGAGACCGTCAGCAAGGCCCGGGGGATGCTCAAGGCGATCGAACTTGCCCAGGACCGCCTCTCCCCCGCTCGACGCCACCAGGGCCCGGGCCCCGCGGCCGGGGGCGATCCCGCCGACGACGGCGGCCGCGGCGTGTCGTGA
- a CDS encoding PEP-CTERM sorting domain-containing protein encodes MIVPNRARIAGALALCALSFCPDRSADAELITSAAALRSPSTTVGFDPFDFDTPHYLTTSQVVHVDPTPGLGGVTWVPGAADGSALIGNGQLGAVYEPFGFGSNGAWNDVGRGGFTGLVGPDGSMTFEFDAPVSGVGGLINYARPVTGSGPSIAILDVNGSVLESAFLDDPVDGAPVVVGDVLNEGRFRGFQLDSAVIYGFRLSEGRIALDDLAFTRVEIPSAGVVPEPSTLAMAGLGLGVVVAGLRRRRRALA; translated from the coding sequence ATGATCGTCCCCAACCGCGCCCGCATCGCGGGGGCGCTGGCCCTCTGCGCGCTCAGCTTCTGCCCGGACCGCTCGGCCGACGCCGAGCTGATCACCTCGGCCGCCGCGCTGAGGTCGCCGTCGACCACGGTCGGCTTCGACCCGTTCGATTTCGACACGCCCCATTACCTGACCACGAGCCAGGTGGTCCACGTCGACCCCACCCCGGGCCTCGGCGGCGTCACCTGGGTCCCGGGCGCGGCCGACGGATCCGCCCTGATCGGCAACGGCCAGCTCGGGGCCGTCTACGAGCCCTTCGGCTTCGGCTCCAACGGCGCCTGGAACGACGTCGGCCGGGGCGGATTCACCGGGCTCGTCGGGCCGGACGGCTCCATGACCTTCGAATTCGATGCCCCGGTCTCCGGGGTCGGCGGCCTGATCAACTACGCGCGCCCCGTGACCGGCTCCGGCCCGAGCATCGCCATCCTCGACGTCAACGGGTCGGTCCTGGAATCGGCCTTCCTCGACGACCCCGTCGACGGCGCCCCGGTCGTCGTCGGCGACGTGCTCAATGAGGGCCGGTTCCGGGGCTTCCAGCTCGACTCGGCCGTGATCTACGGATTCCGACTCAGCGAGGGCCGGATCGCGCTGGACGACCTGGCGTTCACCCGGGTCGAGATCCCGTCGGCCGGGGTCGTCCCCGAGCCGTCGACCCTGGCGATGGCCGGCCTGGGCCTGGGAGTCGTGGTCGCCGGGCTCCGTCGCCGACGGCGGGCCCTCGCCTGA
- a CDS encoding VOC family protein, protein MSLSTMPTAAEPIGLGTRTFETPPDARFGAITPVFLVDRVEPCLEFWVDRLGFEARIRVVGDDGLEFVQLARDEVRLAYRTRESVGRTAPELLGGLDHLPWVILYLPVSDLDALLPRLDGVEVVVPLRENDFGVRELYVREPSGRLVALVEQG, encoded by the coding sequence ATGAGTTTGAGCACGATGCCGACCGCCGCCGAGCCGATCGGCCTGGGGACGCGCACGTTCGAGACTCCCCCGGACGCCAGGTTCGGCGCGATCACCCCCGTCTTCCTGGTCGACCGGGTCGAGCCGTGCCTGGAATTCTGGGTCGATCGCCTCGGGTTCGAGGCGAGGATTCGAGTCGTCGGCGACGACGGCCTGGAGTTCGTCCAGCTGGCCCGGGACGAGGTCCGCCTCGCCTACCGGACCCGGGAGAGCGTCGGCCGGACGGCCCCCGAGCTGCTCGGGGGGCTCGACCACCTCCCCTGGGTGATCCTCTATCTGCCGGTCTCCGACCTCGACGCCCTGCTCCCCCGGCTCGACGGGGTCGAGGTCGTCGTGCCCCTGCGGGAAAACGACTTCGGGGTCCGGGAGCTGTACGTCCGGGAGCCCTCCGGCCGGCTGGTCGCCCTGGTCGAGCAGGGCTGA
- the coaD gene encoding pantetheine-phosphate adenylyltransferase — MELSSRSAVFTGTFDPLTLGHLDVIDRGHLLFERLVVAIGVNPNKQVLFPIEERVDLAGRVLSRFDNVEVRAFEGLTVDFVRSIGARVILRGLRTLSDMEYEFSMTLTNHRLDPGIETVFLMADGEYAHVSSSLIKQVARYGGPEALARFVPEDLVDPILSRVRASSP; from the coding sequence ATGGAACTGTCGTCCCGATCGGCCGTCTTCACCGGCACGTTCGACCCCCTCACCCTGGGCCACCTCGACGTGATCGACCGCGGCCACCTGCTGTTCGAGCGCCTTGTGGTCGCCATCGGCGTCAACCCGAACAAGCAGGTGCTCTTCCCCATCGAGGAGCGCGTCGACCTGGCCGGTCGGGTGCTGTCCCGCTTCGACAACGTCGAGGTCCGGGCCTTCGAGGGGCTGACGGTCGACTTCGTCCGGTCCATCGGCGCCCGGGTGATCCTCCGGGGGCTGCGGACGCTCTCCGACATGGAATACGAGTTCAGCATGACGCTGACCAATCACCGGCTCGACCCGGGCATCGAGACCGTCTTCCTCATGGCCGACGGCGAGTACGCCCACGTCTCCAGCTCGCTCATCAAGCAGGTCGCCCGCTACGGCGGCCCCGAGGCGCTGGCCCGATTCGTGCCGGAGGACCTCGTCGACCCGATCCTCTCCCGGGTCCGGGCCTCGTCCCCCTGA
- a CDS encoding aminotransferase class V-fold PLP-dependent enzyme encodes MDWTEVARAEFPVTGRWAYLDHAAIAPLPRRSGDAMRSWVAEQEANGCVNWLGWREELERIRRRAAALINAEPGEVAFVTSTTMGIGLVAEGFPWVPGDNVVSASEEYPSNLFPWKNLESRGVETRLVRSREGRIRPEDLVEAMDDRTRVLAISHVEFASGFRNDLDTLAELCHARGVALFVDAIQGLGPLTIDVRRTPIDFLAADGHKWLLGPEGAGLMFVREDWIDRLRPILVGSNSVTSSYNDPEPAFDLKPDAGRWEGGCYNFAGLLGLGKSLELFLELGPDRVSGRILDRAEGVRERARSAGWEVVGSDRPGDRSGIVVLDREGSDNNAVVRSLKGRGVSVSCRRGKLRVSPHLYNGDDDLDRLAEGLRTRP; translated from the coding sequence ATGGACTGGACGGAAGTCGCGAGGGCAGAATTCCCGGTGACCGGCCGGTGGGCGTACCTCGACCACGCCGCGATCGCCCCCTTGCCGCGCCGGAGCGGCGACGCAATGCGGTCCTGGGTGGCCGAGCAGGAGGCGAACGGCTGCGTCAACTGGCTCGGCTGGCGGGAGGAGCTGGAGCGGATCCGCCGCCGGGCCGCCGCGCTGATCAACGCCGAGCCGGGCGAGGTCGCCTTCGTCACGAGCACGACCATGGGGATCGGCCTGGTCGCCGAGGGGTTCCCCTGGGTTCCCGGCGACAACGTCGTCTCGGCGAGCGAGGAATATCCCTCGAACCTCTTCCCCTGGAAGAACCTCGAGTCCCGGGGGGTCGAGACGCGCCTGGTCCGCTCCCGGGAGGGTCGGATCCGGCCCGAAGATCTCGTCGAGGCCATGGACGACCGGACCCGGGTGCTGGCGATCAGCCACGTCGAGTTCGCCTCGGGGTTCCGCAACGACCTGGACACGCTGGCCGAGCTGTGCCACGCCCGGGGGGTGGCCCTGTTCGTCGACGCGATCCAGGGACTCGGCCCGCTGACGATCGACGTGAGGCGGACGCCGATCGACTTCCTCGCCGCCGACGGCCACAAGTGGCTGCTCGGCCCCGAGGGGGCGGGGTTGATGTTCGTCCGTGAGGACTGGATCGACCGGCTCCGGCCGATCCTCGTCGGCTCGAACAGCGTGACCAGCTCCTACAACGACCCCGAGCCCGCCTTCGACCTGAAGCCCGACGCGGGGCGATGGGAGGGGGGATGCTACAACTTCGCCGGCCTGCTCGGGCTCGGCAAGAGTTTGGAGCTGTTCCTGGAACTCGGGCCCGATCGCGTCTCCGGGCGCATCCTCGACCGGGCCGAGGGGGTCCGGGAGCGGGCCCGGTCGGCCGGCTGGGAGGTGGTCGGATCGGACCGACCCGGGGACCGATCCGGGATCGTCGTGCTCGACCGGGAAGGGTCGGACAACAACGCCGTGGTCCGCTCCCTGAAGGGTCGGGGGGTCTCGGTCAGCTGCCGGAGGGGGAAGCTCCGCGTCAGCCCCCACCTCTACAACGGGGACGACGACCTCGACCGGCTGGCCGAGGGGCTCCGGACTCGCCCCTGA